The genomic segment CTTTTACATGAGGCTTTGGGCGTAATTTGCGGCGTTGTCTATTGTCAGAAAGAGAATCGAGGCCACCTTCGCAAacagctaatatttttttttatttttaattaatatgagtattCGGGTTAATTTGTACATaccttaactaattttataaactctaaaattaatgatcatataaatttCCAGTGACCAACAAGttactaactttttttttaagacaattgttaaaagttatttaatctttatacacacacacaaagacaaagacagtaaattttttatattattattaaactagatataactatttaaatttaaaaattcttaacctcttattttgtttaagttttaaattaaataatatgagaGTTGTTATGATCTTGTTAACTtgtcaattcaaaaaaaatcaaagaaaaaaaaacaagtcaaattAATCTTGGTTAACCTACTAAACCCGTAATCCAAATTAGATGCTTAACTATGtcgaattaattattatattatattatataataaaaataaaaaataatttaacacaatccaatatttaatgataaatttaaataaatatttaatgataaatcataaaataaaaaaataaaaaatattatagaaaatcataaaattataaaaaatcttaaaaatcttaaaaactatataaaaaaactatcacaaCAAACTCAGGCGCGTGGGCATATATctacccttttaaaaaaaataaaaaaacacaaaaataacatgAAGTCAGTAACAAGCAATTCAACATTACTTTCAGTAACAGTCGGATCCATGATCTTCGATTATCAACACGCGATTCAATCAATAAGCTACGACAGAaagttattatataataattaaaaaaatatattaaaccgGCCCTCGGTTCTTTTAGTAGCAgagtagtagtaattaaaaatataaatacttaaaacataatcatataaaataaaacatgtttttttttcccaaagcAATTCAACAATAtatgaaatcaaataaatttattcagaTATTGTTTAACCTATACTTTAGAGCACTCGAGGGCCACCAGCTCCATGATTAATTagtttactattattttctttgcgACAAATCAAAGAGGAAAGCGATGCCAAATCTCATCGACTCCATACTTCTAACTAAGACATGCAGCCAGTGATGAGAGCTTTTAATAGTTCTTGAAGAAAACGATCCAACCTCAACAATGGAGAATATAAGGATTATTTGATCCTGAAAATCAGCGATAAGATCCCACCAAAtggattttccttttatttttttatttttttcagagaACACTTGAAACACAGGAAGGCCAGGGGGTGGCCGGTCAAGCACACatggcattaaaaaaaaaaaaactatttaaaatacCTGTCTGCTCCATTATCTATCATAAGTAGTTCATAACagcttcttaattaattaatagaagAGGATCTAAgtggtaattaatttaatataaaaaaataacaaataaaataactctTTAATATTACcattaaatttagtttagtgtgttaaacttaaaaattctTAACTCGAGCATTGTTAAATTAggattttaaatcaaataatataaaaattatttttatataatttattttggcgTGGCCTGCCGGCCCCGCCCCCgaagtttgaaataaaatttctaaaattcggTATAAACTAATAGAATCTTTTAAGACATTTTGATGAAATTGCCCCCTCAAAATATAACTATACATTTTGGTCCCCTCCACTCCATTTTACCAAGTTTGgattatccttgttttttttttttaatggagtgGGTGATGCGCTTGAGTAGATAATATGccatatattgatataaattttgatcaatAACTGGAAAGTGAAAGGTCAATGTTTTGAatccaaaaatcaaatttttagctaaaaacacctaaaatatACTTTCTTGAAACCTAAATAACCCAATTTCCAaggtaaaaataaactttaattagCCTGCtaactaagaataaaaatgaaataaaatttctagatggcaatctattttttcttgaattatttaTGGTTGGCTGgctgttcttctttttcttttcaataattttttttatctatcagctATCTAGGGTTGaaatatagatttttaaaaaggaaCCAAAGTGTTGAAAACCATGTCTCTTGAACAATGAAAATGCATAAaactaaccttttttttaatgatgttaattttagtctatcttctttaaatttatttgaaccAAACCCTATAATTTTATTCggtaataacaatatttattcaacataaaaacaatttttttcataaaacacaCGCGTTACAAGGTAAAGTAAAAGGAATCCTGATATATGATCATTGAAGATTTACAAGGTCGTTAATTTTAgtgtttatataattaattgagaTACGTACAAACTGGTCAGAAGATCCacattaatcaataaaaaaaataaatcccacTTCATAAGgaattaaatgattataaaagaacaaaaaatcatcaacaataatGAGGACAATCACGTGACAATAAATCACTTAtctttattagttatttttataatatagtttataattataatataatataaaaactgCATGAAAGAAGTGAGCAAATTATTGAAGCAAAGACCACCATATGCAAGATCAATCAAGAAAGTCTTGCATCACCATTTCGCAATCAACAAGAAGTCATGCATGACGATAAAAATAATCATGCTAGATAGGCCGCGGGTTCTAGAGGTTGACTATTCAAcatcaatattatattaattagagAATGAATTATTTGATCTTGTACAAATCCCGGTCCCACCAACCGATCTGTTTTCAGAGAAACACATGAAAAACGAGAAAGGCAATGAAACTCTCTAATTATTagcatcaaattaaataaattaaatgaatcatGGGAGTGGGAGTGttgtggtggttttttttatttaaaaatatattaaaataatatttttttattttttaaatttatcttaatattaatgcattaaaataataaaaaatataatttttaattttaactatttttttttaaaatttaaagcgaACCGTGGTGACTGTGAGGTGGGCTGGTCAAGCGTGGTGTCCCGTGAAACACAAATGTCTCAACTTCTTAATTAATCACATGAACGTTGACCTAATTCTAATCATTGCATAAACTTTCtgtaatttaattcttaattccTAAATCGACAGCGccaacacattttttttcttttgcacaCAAAAAACTTTTGATCCAGACAGTCAGCTAACCCAATTTATTAAAGAGTTTAATTATGATCGAGTTGCAGGTGTTTCATTCACATTCACATTTTGATCTGGAACATTGCAAGAAATTTATTTCTCCGATCTCCTGTTAGAAGGCAAACTCATTTAACTCCCAAGTTAATATGTACAcgttcttgaaaaataaatatctagaaTATCTAGGCGGTGATCTAGTAACAAGAATTTAAGACTAAAAAGTTTACTTTCCTATAATTTCAGGTTCGAATCGTGTACTTGCTGATATGATAAtcactaaaaacttatatagtcgttaacttcagagcctaTGAAATTAGTTGATATACACATAAATTAGTCCGGatattcatgttaataaaaaaaatatttaaacctgaaagaatataatttcattataaattagaataataaaattaaaaaatcattaaacttttttagtGGGAGTAGATCAGCCTTTTAATTTCTAatgtttcaaaaatcatttttgatttCGGGAGCAAGGAGACAAGTTAAGATGTAcaagttcttgaaaaataaatggttAGAACTTCGACGTGTGTAAGCCATGATAttaggacataattgtgtgaGGTTGCTAACCGGCAAGTTTATAAGGTTTGCTGGCAACTTCAATCAAGTGTCTTTTCTCAATTAtactcctttctttttttcaataaaaaaatagtgttcatcttacttttatgttttttagtacTGTGAACAAACAGTAACTTTCAagagtcaaattataatttaaaattttattattaaatatttttttttcaaatagtttGTCTCACTGCAacttcttaaataaataaactagaaaataagaaaaataaagaaaaagcaataaaaagggTAACAATTAAAGAATAGAATTTAAAAGATAGGAGAGAATGACGGGCAGATGagaaatgcattaaaagatGTAGAATTTTTACAGATTGAACCAAGAGGCCTTCAGAAAAATAGTATAGATATTTTACAGATGAACacacttggaaaaaaaataaaaaatacccacCAGCTAGCTTCGTCTACAAAAAGATTCCGACATTTTCAAGTGTGAAGATATAATGTTTTCCACTAAAGAAGACAAAGAGGAAGAGCTCTTGATTAAGGTAGTATTTCCTAGTTGAATGGTCAGAACTCTATTAGCTAATGTCTGTAAGAAACAAGCAGTTTCTGTAATTCTTGCCTCCAAAGTATCAGCAGAAGCTTGAGTTTGCTTAGGACTATCCAAACTTGTCAAAAGAGGTACACTCGtatctttttctttccattaGATTCGATTCCATAGTTTTCACTCCTACGTTCTTAGGAAACGCTCTTATATCCGTTGAAagaacttccttttcttttccataggAGTGTCAAGAGATCAACTTGCAAGTTTTGCAGAGAAGTTGTGTGTGATGGGATTTCTTGATCTCTTTGTTGCGGCATTAATGCCAGTTCTGAAAGTACTCTTGATTACTGGACTTGGCTTGTTCTTAGCGCTCGATCGCATAGATCTCCTGGGAGCGAATGCAAGACACTGCATGAATAATGTGAGTCCAATATATGTGTACTTACATGATTCTGTTCTTTACATTTACTTCTTCTTGCCTTCCATCTCATCAAAAAGGAAATTTGCTTTGTGTATTTGCAGCTTGTATTCTATCTGTTTGGTCCAGCGCTCGTGGTTAGCCAGCTTGGAGAGACCATTACTTTCCAAAGTTTGAGTACCTTGTGAGTGATACTTTTCGCACCAATTTTCACTCTTAAGGCAATCTTGAAACTAACTCTTGGCACAAAAAAATTGTTGTGGTGATGGTGTAGATGGTTTATGCCAGTCAATATCCTTCTGACATTCATAATCGGCTCTATACTGGCTTGGATTCtcattaaaatcacaaaaactccGCCGCACCTCCAAGGCCTTGTCATTGGTTGCTGTTCTGCTGGAAATCTGGGGAATTTGCTTCTAATTATTGTTCCTGCAGTCTGCATGGAGTCAAATAGCCCATTTGGAGATTCAACTATCTGCTCCACTAATGGAACAACTTATGCTTCTCTTTCCATGGCGGTATGATCTGCCATTCTATTATTCTTTTCAGTTTTGTTATAGAAGGAATTACATTCATTTTTTCATGCTACTATTTATTCTGATTATGCAGGTTGGAGCTATTTATATATGGACCTATGTGTATATTATCATGAGGATATATTCAGATAAGATTGCTGAAGATACTGATACAAATCAACCCATATCAGATTCTGAAAGTTATAAAGCGTTActtctttcaagaaaaaactcTGGCTCCAGTGGCTGTTCTAAGGAAGATGAACTTCCTCTAACTATTTCTGGGGAAAAAGTAAGATTTCTTTGGCCTTAGTTTATTATTACAAATGCTagcatctgttttttttttaatgcaaaatttAGCTCTTCCTCTGCAGATATTGGATGGCGTAACCTTgctaattaaattcttttgatgaTAGTTGACAGTTATGGAGAAGATTTTTCAGTCTGTTAAGAAATTTACAGCAAAGATCAACCTGAAGATGGTGTTTGCACCGGCAACAATTGCAGCGGTAGGctaaaaatttaatgataattttttctctctctaatctTCAATATTATTCTTTGATAGCGATAATCACAAACCATACAAGTCTTAATGATAGAtacagaaaaaaaggaaaaccagAAGAGTAATTTTGTCGAGTTCGTCAGTGCTTAATCTACCAATGTACATGTCACTAATTTGCTTCGTTTTCCTTAATTTCCTTCAGATTTGTGGGTTTATAATTGGCACAGTCTCTCCAATCCGAATACTGATGATCGGGGATAGTGCTCCTCTTCGCGTGATTGATAGTTCTGCATCTTTGCTCGGGTAATAAATCAATTATGGACTTTTTTTGGCTTTTGATGATGGCAAGTCTATCTTTACAGCTGACCATTATAGAACTAGCCTGCCGGCCAAATCTTAGTCTAATCCAACGGCCGGATAAAATTACACGTGTTTTCATCAAAATACTCGTTTAACTCGTCCACACTTCTTCTTGCACTTAGATTTGTCGTCCTGTGTCATATAACCCAGAATGTAACTTTCTTCGTTATTTAGGAACTTACAGCAACATTGTTATTGATCTTGTTTATACAATTTTCTGACCTGCAGAGAGGCAACAATTCCATGCATGACACTGATAGTAGGATCTAACCTTCTCAGAGGTAATTTCCTGAATCTACCTGGATCATCTCATGCTTAATTTCCTTTACATACATCCTGCCTCTAGTtgctgaaaaatcaaatttacatcCTCAAGATTTCTAATCACTAACTCCATACTCTTTCAGGTTTAAGAAAATCAGGAGTGAGTGTATCAGTCATTGCAGGGATTGTAGCTGTGCGAAATATTTTCTTGCCAATTATTGGCATCGGTATTGTCAAAGCGGCACATCATCTCGGCATGGTTGAATCAGACTCCTTGTATCAGTTTATCCTTCTGCTTCAATATGCACTTCCTCCTGCAATGACAGTAGGTATGGCAACTTGATACTAAAAGTTGgaactaatattttatttttccgaTTTGACGGCAAGAAGTATCCTCGAGCCAGCTACAAAACCAGTGAAAAAATTACCTGATGAATACTAAACCTGCTAATCAGTttgttatttgttgttaaaTTGACAGGGGTTATTGCACAGCTTTTCAAGGCCGGTGAAGGTGAATGTTCAGTCATTATGCTGTGGAGTTATGCTTTATCAGCACTGTCTCTTACCCTCTGGTCAACCTTTTACATGTGGCTGCTGCAGTAAGCACAATTAGGGTTCCTTCTATTCCCTGGAACTACCCTGCCATGACAAAATGAGGCCGCCGCAAGCTTATCTTCATCCTTCAGGCACATCGATCCCATGGGGCATCAGTAATTTACTAGTAAATTAAGCTCATAAAGCTTTGTtccatgatatttatttaattatagccaccatattatttgattaaatttgtAGAATATATAGTGTCAATCATTTTGGGATATGGACATCTGTGTACTTATGAATTGTGATTTGTGATTCCACTATCATGGATTTGGGCATTGGTCCGCTGTCTGCAGGCTCTGCTGCTGGCAACCAGGGGATTTGAAACATCGGTTTCCTCCCTTCTCAGCCTGTTTTTCAATCTGACAGCCCGTTGTCAGCTCTGAATCTGGAACGACAATCGTCACGACagattttttcatgtaattgcATTCTAATAATAGCTATTAAACCTAATATGATTTAAatggttgatttaaaaaattcatgaatcaGATTTCATTGagaatgaattttaaattgaataaaaaaaatattgacctgATAGGTAACCgcaattttttaaatcaaatttaaatattaataatatatgtaatttgaaaatataaaattatataatcgAAAATAATTGATTATACATATTAAAGATATCTTTTATGCtcacaatttatatataatgttaaattatgtgtttattatttatttgattgacTTGtatcttgaatctttttttaaaatatttctattaCTTATTACAAGGTATTTAAtgttggagatttttttttataatacataattttatattattgggtataattttcaatccaattatcggatttgattaagaatttgcTAGGATATTCTAgagattctattttttataggattaaaattttaaagtaattgaaaattgaaaaggtCTTTTGATAACCTCATAagattatattttgtatttgaattagaagtcttttattatttttttggctttatTTAGAACAAattttcctaatttttaggacttttattacttttttttttattttcaagttttcttattatttaggtaaatttttaagtttatttaaggAATTGTAAATATCTTATAGATGTAGATTACTtgacaagaaaatatcaaaaaataaaatttcaaattaaagtttttatatgatccctattttatataattttatattcttaatcatgtttgttattttttttttgttgcttcgTCAGTATCATTGACCAACTATCATAAATTATGGTTTGTTGTATGCTTTCTTATGCCTTTTCATCactttcaaaatatttgattttattaatggaTTGAGACAAATATCTAAATACTTAATTTGTATGTAAAAAATTGAtatccattattattattataaacataTTCAATAAATACATTATATGCTATTTTagatcatattttaattttttttaactttttatgtgTAACTCTGTTAGGTATATAATTAATAGTTAAGATTGTTTTCCTCACAAGTTATAAgatgcttttaattttattaacaatatattcatcatttttttagaatttaattttcacgaatcatgattaataatattattttattgagataaataaagtttaatagaTAATActattttagaaacaaaatttaCTAAAATATGCCTCATTCTCCACCAATATCTCTTctcattatctttatttttttttttgaactttatTCATACAATGCTTATACATTTCAAGTATCTTATCTTTACTTCTATGAAAATACatacaacaatattttttataatttaataatttttttccaataaattaAATCTAGAATTTCACCTCCGCTGAAATtctattttataatgtaatattttttttccattgtaaTACTACATTGGAAATATCTATGCCAAGGCCTAAGATATAATGCATTGCCTAGATTGTGTATGTTGGAAGCGATCCAAGAGGCAAGCGATAGTTATTTGACGAGCCACATGAAGAATGCTGACCAAAGCATCACCGAAACTGAGGCCAAGGCATAGGTCCATAGCATGATGACCGAGTATTCGGCTTCGCCAGCTCCAAACAACTGGGTCATTGTGCCTGCCAAATCAGGACAAGGAACATGCGAAAAACCGATTTCTAGTTAGGAACCGATTCAATCTGTCTCCAGATAAGGACATGGTTGAACTTTGCATGAATGTTAAAACCTATGTTGATTGCTGGAGGCAGTGCAAATTGAAGCAGCAGAACAAACTTGCACAGAGGATCTGAGTTCACCGCGCCAAAATGGACTGCACATTTAATGAAACCAACTCCCAATATCGGAAAGATTATATAACGGACTGCCGTGATACCAATAATCAATGAGATCGGCACCTTTGACCCCCTGAAGCCTGAGAAGTGAGAACACATTCTGGTCATCATTGTATCTATGCTTCGGGAAGTTCAACTAGCGAAGAAGGGCAGGATAGTGAAAATAAGcttgataaaaatcaaaatgatcgCGATTACCCTTCAGAAGATTTGCTCCTACAATCAAAGTGGTGATTGTAATGGCTGACTCCCTGCAAACACACAGCAGAAAGGAATTCTAGTGGAGCATGTTAGGTAGCTgaatgtttttttggtttctcgGGAATgttcatatatatcatcaaagaGGGATGCTGACCCGACAAAGTATGCAGAGTCTTCAACCACACGAAGAGGAGCACTGTCACCGATCAACACTTTTCGGAAGGGAGGGATAGTACCGGCTATAAACCCAacaatctataaaaataaagcaGTAAGGGGGGTCAATACTCGCATCGATACTGAAACATAAAGTGGCCTGTTTATTCTATTCAGCATTAGATGCTTTAAATGTGATCAAGAACTGAAGAGGGAAAACAATCCAGCTTAAACCAGCAAGCTGCTTGCTAATGGCTGCTTCATGGCAATATCTCCATAAATGGTCTTTAAATTTCGATAGGGTTCAAAGATCAATGAGGCATGTATGAAGAGCAGGCTTGTTGTAAATAATGCTTTATAAAAAAACGGCTTGTTCTAGAAAATTCATGGAAGGAATGGAATAGTACTACAGAAGAAATGGACTTGATCCTATATGAAGCATGAATTTATATCCTTTAAGAAAGCATGGGATGCATCTGACGTATTTTTTCATCCACTGAAGCTCATCGGCTACCCAGCAGGAATATTCTTGCTCATGAGCTATCATTTTGATGCTTAAGCCTTTCTGCAATGTGCAGTCTCTAATATGTATGATCATTTCAGTATGCTATAACGTGAGCAAATTTGAAATGTGAGCCTTCTCTTGCTATATATGATCTCCAAACTAGAAAAAAGATTAGTAGATGCTTTATACACTTCCTTAAAGAATCAATATGCCCTTTGGCCAACAcagaaaaaataagaacttgCCATTACCGTACCGCTCCATTAATTGAAGGTGAAAGCAATCTCTTCAGGTTGAGTTTCTTCAGAACCTTTTGAAATCCTTGCTTAATGTTTTCTGGAAATGGCACCTGTCAAGAAATCTTGATTGGtaggttgatgatttctctcaaaaacattttattcaaGGGAACAAGAGGAACCGATAGTATCGTGAAAACTTCAACATGTGCTCATAATGAGCACCAAACAATATATGGAAAAGGATAAGAGAGTTAAGAAAGAAATGAATGTATAATGTTTTCAGGCAACCTTCGCCTTCCCCTTTGACACTGCACGATCAAGTTCAAAGTTCTCCATACCCTCATCGATTGAGGGCTCTTTTAAGAAAAGCATGGGCCCTGGTGTTATTTCTCGGGCAGACTCTATACCCTCTGGCAAGGCATCCGGTTTGGTTTCATCAGAATCTGTACTTGAATATATTCGCACAATATTGTACACATATGACCACAAGAAGATGGATCCAATCtgaaatatcaagaaaaaatggaaagaatTTTAAACAATTCAAGACCTATTATACTGCCTTTCTTAATTAgagcacataaaaaattaaattcaagtaaGAAACATTGTCATACTGCCAATGAGAGCGTAGCATATGCCAATCCATGCATTTTACAGATACTGGCGTCGCCAAATGGATTGCCTTTTTCTTCACAGGCAGCTGGAATGATTATGAGAG from the Populus nigra chromosome 9, ddPopNigr1.1, whole genome shotgun sequence genome contains:
- the LOC133703152 gene encoding protein PIN-LIKES 3-like; its protein translation is MGFLDLFVAALMPVLKVLLITGLGLFLALDRIDLLGANARHCMNNLVFYLFGPALVVSQLGETITFQSLSTLWFMPVNILLTFIIGSILAWILIKITKTPPHLQGLVIGCCSAGNLGNLLLIIVPAVCMESNSPFGDSTICSTNGTTYASLSMAVGAIYIWTYVYIIMRIYSDKIAEDTDTNQPISDSESYKALLLSRKNSGSSGCSKEDELPLTISGEKLTVMEKIFQSVKKFTAKINLKMVFAPATIAAICGFIIGTVSPIRILMIGDSAPLRVIDSSASLLGEATIPCMTLIVGSNLLRGLRKSGVSVSVIAGIVAVRNIFLPIIGIGIVKAAHHLGMVESDSLYQFILLLQYALPPAMTVGVIAQLFKAGEGECSVIMLWSYALSALSLTLWSTFYMWLLQ
- the LOC133703019 gene encoding protein PIN-LIKES 3-like — encoded protein: MGLWQLFVVALMPVVKVLLITAVGVFLATERMDILGTDARKHLNSLVFYVLNPALVGSNLAKFITLKSIVMLWFMPLNILITFIAGSVLRWLLKKITKAPNHLQGLILGCCAAGNLGNMPLIIIPAACEEKGNPFGDASICKMHGLAYATLSLAIGSIFLWSYVYNIVRIYSSTDSDETKPDALPEGIESAREITPGPMLFLKEPSIDEGMENFELDRAVSKGKAKVPFPENIKQGFQKVLKKLNLKRLLSPSINGAIVGFIAGTIPPFRKVLIGDSAPLRVVEDSAYFVGESAITITTLIVGANLLKGFRGSKVPISLIIGITAVRYIIFPILGVGFIKCAVHFGAVNSDPLCKFVLLLQFALPPAINIGFNIHAKFNHELEIGFSHVPCPDLAGTMTQLFGAGEAEYSVIMLWTYALASVSVMLWSAFFMWLVK